Proteins encoded within one genomic window of Panacibacter microcysteis:
- a CDS encoding RHS repeat domain-containing protein, translating to MQMPGRTYSSSTYRYGFNGKENDNEVKGTGNQQDYGMRIYDPRVSRFLSVDPLQTKYPDASPYLFSANNPIANIDVEGKYALFIHFMLTRYMLLQAGASEVQANLIAHYASVYADNPGGVNNFSKYKSYSTADIIIIKNIKDSQKDNPIFDKIGGKLPEDKVLKGVTHNTDIDYSRTAKSQSEDAEAQKWHSTRTYAEKNIVTSQEAVNRSLSNAWDMLFKSASESGIDNMQKNTDALQNFGLALHSFEDIEAHRGAVFRGIWSNGGGLFNWWGNEHNMKNDVNPDAARFGIPQFFVGNAILVHQVMSGNFKRLVDGTQISTQGMSADQIGQLKTKINGAGFEFNSNGNNTYMYSVTKKKS from the coding sequence ATGCAAATGCCGGGGAGGACGTACTCATCATCAACTTATCGTTATGGGTTTAATGGGAAGGAGAATGATAATGAAGTGAAAGGCACAGGCAATCAGCAGGACTATGGGATGAGGATTTATGACCCGAGGGTATCCAGGTTCTTAAGTGTTGATCCACTGCAAACAAAATATCCTGATGCAAGTCCATACCTTTTTTCAGCAAATAATCCTATTGCAAACATTGACGTGGAAGGTAAATATGCCTTATTTATTCACTTTATGCTAACAAGGTATATGTTACTTCAAGCAGGTGCTTCAGAGGTTCAAGCAAATCTTATCGCACATTATGCTTCTGTGTATGCTGATAACCCAGGCGGTGTTAACAACTTTTCTAAATATAAATCTTACAGTACAGCGGACATTATTATTATAAAGAATATTAAAGATTCTCAAAAAGATAATCCAATTTTTGATAAAATAGGTGGAAAGCTTCCAGAAGATAAAGTATTAAAAGGAGTCACTCATAATACAGATATTGATTACTCAAGAACAGCAAAGTCGCAAAGTGAAGATGCTGAAGCTCAGAAATGGCATTCTACAAGAACGTATGCTGAGAAAAATATTGTTACATCGCAAGAGGCTGTAAATAGAAGTTTAAGTAATGCTTGGGATATGTTGTTTAAATCTGCAAGTGAGAGCGGTATTGACAATATGCAGAAAAATACTGATGCATTACAGAATTTTGGCTTGGCTCTCCATTCGTTCGAAGATATAGAAGCTCATAGGGGTGCTGTATTCAGGGGAATTTGGAGCAATGGTGGAGGCTTATTTAATTGGTGGGGGAATGAGCATAACATGAAAAATGATGTTAACCCTGATGCTGCCAGATTCGGAATACCGCAGTTCTTTGTTGGAAATGCAATCTTGGTACATCAGGTAATGTCGGGTAATTTTAAAAGATTGGTTGATGGAACTCAGATATCAACACAGGGTATGAGTGCGGATCAAATTGGTCAATTAAAGACTAAAATTAATGGAGCGGGTTTTGAATTCAATAGCAATGGTAATAATACATACATGTATTCAGTAACAAAAAAGAAATCTTAG
- a CDS encoding RHS repeat-associated core domain-containing protein produces MQLPGRQYNSSQLIYGFNGKRYDNEVYGVGNFQDYGERMYDPRIVRFPSVDPITKDYPELTPYQFASNRPIDGVDQDGLEWELSTIKHNLGTELKLKQQVAKHTQNLTNQRALQALARQPVLKQGDNSYYAQQRSKAFSRQAAFNKEMAARAAHDPISYGGPGMGLGLARDPFVQTSAETLLTMGAARFITTNIFQTSTTSLSFSQQFLLKSSIDLGGQALISGPSKIDFFDATIAGLPFKPAYSALAGGMFDIRPFSQGDKFSLVGFNKSVSDFTIETSAKYIFGSGGIPGSFKNAYKGSFDLKNIGQLKSYDLSNYMIQIPFSLTGKGVSTAAKTIVNGPTQ; encoded by the coding sequence ATGCAGCTACCCGGAAGACAATATAATAGCTCTCAACTCATTTATGGATTTAATGGTAAACGTTACGATAACGAGGTTTATGGAGTCGGAAACTTCCAGGATTATGGTGAAAGGATGTATGATCCGAGGATTGTACGTTTTCCAAGTGTTGACCCGATAACAAAAGATTATCCTGAACTAACACCTTACCAATTTGCAAGTAATAGACCAATAGACGGAGTAGACCAAGACGGGTTGGAATGGGAATTGAGTACGATAAAGCATAATTTGGGTACGGAGCTTAAATTAAAGCAACAGGTTGCAAAACATACACAGAATCTTACTAATCAGAGAGCTCTTCAAGCTTTAGCAAGACAACCTGTATTAAAGCAAGGTGATAATAGTTATTATGCACAGCAACGATCAAAAGCATTTAGTAGGCAAGCAGCATTTAATAAAGAAATGGCTGCACGAGCAGCTCACGACCCGATTTCTTACGGAGGGCCCGGAATGGGTTTAGGTTTAGCAAGAGACCCATTTGTACAAACATCAGCAGAAACATTGCTAACAATGGGTGCAGCAAGGTTTATTACTACAAATATTTTTCAAACAAGTACGACAAGTCTAAGCTTCTCTCAACAGTTTTTGCTAAAGTCCAGTATTGATTTGGGTGGACAGGCGTTGATAAGTGGGCCTAGTAAAATAGACTTTTTTGATGCAACCATTGCTGGTTTACCTTTTAAGCCTGCTTATTCAGCTTTAGCCGGAGGAATGTTTGATATAAGGCCATTCAGTCAAGGGGATAAATTTAGTTTGGTTGGGTTTAATAAATCAGTTAGTGATTTTACAATAGAGACATCAGCTAAATATATATTTGGAAGTGGTGGAATACCGGGTTCGTTTAAAAATGCTTATAAAGGTAGTTTTGATTTAAAAAATATTGGTCAGTTAAAATCGTACGACTTATCAAACTATATGATACAAATTCCTTTTAGTCTGACTGGGAAAGGAGTTAGTACTGCTGCAAAAACTATAGTCAATGGACCAACGCAATAA
- a CDS encoding STAS domain-containing protein, translated as MATTSAILKKKKSVIFERWMNNQLQSEILRDDLMSNEDLRYQSEELIDILLANLTEDNMSDTAAMSLDPVIEILSGIAITRARQGFSPRETGAFVLGLKEAILDVLATDIKDNGKLFEESRKINRLMDNLSIISFETFIKGREEVILRQTDEIAEISTPVIQVWEGILALPIIGTLDSQRTQIVMENLLQQIVESGSSIAILDISGVPAVDSLVAQHLIKTISATRLMGAECIISGIRPEIAQTIVHLGINLSGVVTKATMASALSYAFANTNLTVKKISSENKKS; from the coding sequence ATGGCCACCACTTCAGCTATTCTCAAAAAGAAAAAATCCGTCATATTCGAACGTTGGATGAACAACCAGTTACAGAGTGAAATTTTACGTGATGATCTTATGTCCAACGAAGATCTGCGTTACCAGTCAGAAGAATTGATCGATATTCTCCTTGCAAATCTTACCGAAGACAATATGTCTGATACAGCAGCCATGTCGCTGGATCCTGTAATTGAAATACTCTCGGGTATTGCAATAACAAGGGCCAGGCAGGGCTTTAGCCCACGTGAGACCGGCGCTTTTGTGCTTGGGCTGAAAGAGGCAATATTGGATGTGCTTGCTACCGATATAAAGGACAACGGCAAACTCTTTGAAGAAAGCCGCAAAATAAACCGGTTGATGGACAATTTATCCATCATCAGTTTTGAAACTTTTATTAAGGGGAGAGAAGAAGTTATATTGAGGCAAACGGATGAGATTGCAGAAATATCTACACCCGTTATACAGGTGTGGGAAGGCATTCTTGCATTGCCGATTATTGGAACCCTGGATAGCCAACGCACGCAAATTGTAATGGAAAATTTGTTGCAACAGATTGTAGAATCAGGAAGCAGCATTGCTATTCTGGATATATCGGGCGTGCCTGCTGTTGACTCGCTGGTAGCGCAGCACCTGATTAAAACAATCAGCGCAACACGGTTAATGGGTGCTGAATGTATCATTAGTGGCATACGGCCTGAAATAGCACAAACCATTGTACACCTGGGTATAAACCTGAGCGGTGTGGTAACAAAAGCAACAATGGCAAGCGCATTGAGTTATGCTTTCGCAAATACAAATCTGACAGTGAAAAAAATTAGTTCGGAAAACAAAAAATCCTAA
- a CDS encoding STAS domain-containing protein: MDRIPILRMGHFLLVTIQVDLYDRLALTLEEDLLQAISKTNAKGVLIDISAVSIVDSFMGRIINNIASMGRILDASTVVVGMQPAVAITLVELGLPLEGVLTALNVEKGMQLLEKQIEHFQTDNDTYADTESDDSHTE, translated from the coding sequence ATGGACAGAATTCCTATTTTAAGAATGGGACACTTTCTTTTGGTAACGATACAAGTTGATTTGTATGACAGGCTGGCTCTCACTTTGGAAGAAGACCTTTTACAAGCAATAAGTAAAACCAATGCAAAAGGAGTGTTGATAGACATATCTGCTGTGTCTATTGTTGACTCTTTTATGGGGCGTATCATTAATAACATTGCAAGTATGGGCAGGATTCTTGATGCATCAACTGTTGTTGTTGGCATGCAGCCTGCCGTTGCAATTACTCTTGTCGAGCTGGGTTTGCCACTGGAGGGCGTACTTACCGCTCTTAATGTGGAGAAAGGTATGCAGTTACTGGAAAAACAGATAGAGCATTTCCAAACAGACAATGATACCTATGCTGACACCGAAAGTGACGATAGTCACACTGAATAA
- a CDS encoding anti-sigma regulatory factor, whose translation MLTPKVTIVTLNKDTISVYKENEVILLRNRVKEYAVKIKMGIVNQTKLLTAVSELVRNMLKYANGGTAVIEVISGGMKTGIRVTFTDNGPGIKDIGLAMKDGYSTGKSLGLGLPGTKRLVNDFSITSEVGKGTSVTILKWANG comes from the coding sequence ATGCTGACACCGAAAGTGACGATAGTCACACTGAATAAGGATACCATCAGCGTATATAAGGAGAATGAAGTGATCCTGTTGCGAAACAGGGTAAAAGAGTATGCCGTAAAAATAAAAATGGGTATCGTTAACCAGACAAAGCTATTGACTGCAGTAAGCGAACTGGTGCGTAACATGCTAAAGTATGCCAATGGCGGAACCGCAGTGATAGAAGTAATATCCGGCGGAATGAAGACGGGTATAAGGGTAACGTTTACTGATAATGGCCCTGGCATAAAAGACATAGGGCTGGCCATGAAAGACGGTTATTCTACCGGAAAGAGCCTTGGCCTGGGATTGCCGGGAACAAAAAGACTTGTAAATGATTTTTCGATAACCAGTGAAGTTGGTAAAGGCACGAGCGTAACAATTCTAAAATGGGCAAATGGTTAA
- a CDS encoding ATP-binding protein — protein sequence MVNIVFERFVADDRSYFALIKKDIHRIISNGNFPKTSINNLDIIIAELTSNLQKYSTGGAEFLVRLCKDNAHEFLEVVCMDNGPGIANLTKVLNDHFSSSNTLGHGLGSIRRLSDEFDIYSQPGWGTIIVIRIFKDPQKPQKESPQLRFGALLVPKFGEISCGDGYCLVRNRNGFRVLVADGLGHGPDAQTAVKAAIDTFINCKEEQANDVVKVIHQNIRKTRGVVANVYLFNTVKKEWNICGVGNISTKFLGGVLQKNYIPYNGIIGHNIPNTLNDVMLKKEDYNQFVACSDGIRSRWDLLKFPELLKRDPMIITAAVYKEFARQNDDMSVVSCKIL from the coding sequence ATGGTTAATATCGTATTCGAACGTTTTGTTGCAGATGACCGCAGTTATTTTGCCCTTATCAAAAAAGACATTCACCGGATAATCAGCAACGGTAATTTTCCTAAAACAAGCATCAATAACCTGGATATTATCATAGCTGAATTAACCTCTAACCTGCAGAAATACAGTACGGGTGGCGCCGAGTTCCTGGTGCGGCTTTGTAAAGACAATGCTCACGAATTTCTCGAGGTTGTATGCATGGATAACGGGCCGGGTATTGCAAATCTTACCAAAGTACTCAATGATCATTTTTCTTCTTCCAATACATTGGGGCATGGCCTTGGCAGCATTCGCAGGCTTTCTGATGAATTTGATATTTACTCACAGCCGGGTTGGGGTACAATTATAGTAATCAGGATTTTCAAAGATCCGCAAAAACCACAAAAGGAAAGTCCGCAGCTTCGGTTTGGAGCGCTTTTGGTTCCTAAGTTTGGAGAAATTTCCTGTGGCGATGGTTATTGCCTGGTGCGCAACAGGAACGGGTTTAGGGTGTTGGTCGCAGACGGGCTCGGTCATGGACCCGATGCACAAACAGCTGTTAAAGCAGCAATCGATACTTTCATAAATTGCAAGGAGGAACAGGCTAATGATGTTGTTAAAGTCATTCATCAAAACATCAGGAAAACAAGGGGTGTTGTTGCGAATGTGTACTTATTCAACACAGTAAAAAAGGAATGGAATATTTGTGGGGTAGGCAATATTTCAACGAAGTTCCTGGGCGGTGTATTGCAAAAAAATTACATCCCATACAACGGTATTATAGGCCACAACATTCCGAATACATTGAATGATGTAATGCTGAAAAAAGAAGACTATAACCAATTTGTGGCCTGCTCAGACGGGATAAGGTCGCGCTGGGATTTACTCAAATTTCCGGAGTTATTAAAAAGAGACCCGATGATCATTACTGCCGCTGTGTACAAGGAATTTGCCCGCCAGAATGATGATATGTCTGTAGTATCCTGTAAAATTTTGTAA
- a CDS encoding sensor histidine kinase, producing MTEIVLVTLENEMDLIVAQKKSIAVADMLKFSVHAQTAFATAILEVGREVIDKTNTGVVIISVQQAERNYLRADIECAVDAGLRESDDGLVFAKKLVSDFDCTEKGEKFVATMRLGIPRYIPVTKNLITDIISHFHTPGNRTPYEELKSKNDVLQRVKDKQQAELEQSKYIEQQKNEFISIASHELKTPVTTIKAYSQLALATDDFSMVKIFLTKINTQADKVNTLIEQLLDISKMETGRLEYNKEKVNFKAYINDTVASLKNLYSAHDVRLQCSGEESEVYIDRLRIEQVMSNLMGNAAKYSPHQTPISIECISKSGSVIVYVTDQGIGITPENIHSVFDKFFREDDATKSYSGFGMGLYITKSIIEAHSGTIWVKSIKGKGSSFVFSLPTV from the coding sequence ATGACTGAGATTGTTCTTGTAACGCTTGAAAACGAAATGGATTTGATCGTTGCGCAAAAGAAGAGTATTGCTGTTGCTGACATGCTGAAATTCTCGGTTCACGCACAGACTGCATTTGCAACGGCTATTCTTGAAGTGGGAAGAGAAGTGATCGACAAAACCAACACAGGTGTCGTTATCATCTCTGTGCAGCAGGCCGAAAGAAACTACCTGCGGGCAGATATTGAATGTGCGGTGGATGCAGGCTTAAGAGAGAGTGATGACGGGCTGGTGTTTGCAAAAAAACTTGTGTCAGATTTTGATTGCACAGAAAAAGGTGAAAAGTTTGTTGCTACAATGCGCCTGGGTATTCCGCGGTATATACCTGTTACAAAGAATCTTATTACAGATATTATCAGCCACTTTCATACACCCGGCAACAGAACGCCGTACGAAGAACTAAAATCGAAGAACGATGTTTTACAGCGTGTAAAAGACAAGCAACAGGCAGAGCTTGAACAGTCAAAATATATAGAGCAGCAGAAGAACGAATTTATCTCGATTGCCAGCCACGAACTGAAAACACCTGTTACGACAATTAAAGCTTATTCCCAGCTGGCGTTAGCGACAGATGATTTTTCCATGGTGAAAATTTTTTTAACCAAGATCAATACGCAGGCTGATAAAGTAAATACACTGATTGAGCAGTTGCTGGATATTTCAAAGATGGAAACAGGAAGGCTGGAGTACAACAAAGAGAAAGTAAACTTCAAAGCTTACATCAATGATACAGTTGCCTCGTTGAAAAATTTGTACAGTGCGCATGATGTGCGCCTGCAATGCAGCGGCGAGGAAAGCGAAGTGTATATAGATAGACTTAGAATAGAACAGGTCATGTCTAACCTGATGGGCAATGCTGCCAAGTATTCACCGCATCAAACACCCATCTCAATTGAGTGTATCAGCAAGAGCGGATCTGTAATAGTGTATGTTACAGACCAGGGTATAGGTATTACGCCGGAGAATATCCATAGCGTGTTCGATAAATTTTTCAGGGAGGATGATGCCACAAAAAGTTATAGCGGTTTTGGTATGGGTTTATATATTACCAAAAGTATTATTGAAGCCCATAGCGGTACCATATGGGTAAAAAGTATTAAAGGCAAAGGCTCCAGCTTTGTATTTAGTCTTCCTACAGTTTGA
- a CDS encoding exopolysaccharide biosynthesis polyprenyl glycosylphosphotransferase yields the protein MKKHINLQHFVLLNIILCVIYFLFPGTFTAALLAYCMAVAGLTGIWFILYTRYIKEQANRPGLLMLGRRKTLLFAYSGFNLIMAVLFVFGETTMPVCLGFTVASGILLICLLRFDQTLTAFLYRTLNVSNRVAIVGSGDLSKELGNYIAQQHKFSFQGYLERDERQAIETSEQYIAFAAANNIRELYIPSGHFAYADIAMLNEAANKHCIRLKLIADTPLANIESFRYTEHFNKVLLLKAYNEPLSSLKNRIAKRLFDCIISSVVMITILWWLIPLIGILIKAESKGPVFFKQLRSGRNNQSFWCYKFRTMVNNADSDQKQATRDDARVTKIGAFLRRTSLDELPQFINVLKNEMSIIGPRPHMLRHTEEYSNLIKAYMVRLYLKPGLTGWAQVNGFRGETPDLESMQKRIEHDIWYMQNWSPRLDTRIFFKTAINMLRKEENAF from the coding sequence ATGAAGAAACACATCAACCTGCAGCATTTTGTATTACTGAACATTATACTTTGCGTTATCTATTTTTTGTTCCCGGGTACATTTACAGCAGCGCTGCTGGCGTATTGTATGGCGGTGGCAGGGTTAACGGGTATATGGTTTATTTTGTATACCCGCTACATAAAAGAACAAGCTAACAGGCCGGGGTTGCTGATGCTTGGAAGGCGAAAAACATTACTTTTTGCATACAGTGGTTTCAATCTTATAATGGCCGTGTTGTTTGTATTTGGAGAAACAACAATGCCCGTATGCCTTGGCTTCACGGTTGCATCAGGCATTCTTTTGATCTGCCTGCTACGGTTCGATCAAACGCTTACGGCTTTCCTGTACAGAACACTCAATGTATCTAACCGGGTAGCGATCGTTGGTTCGGGAGATCTTTCTAAAGAACTGGGCAATTATATAGCACAGCAACACAAGTTTTCTTTCCAGGGCTACCTGGAGCGGGATGAGCGCCAGGCCATTGAGACATCAGAACAATACATTGCATTTGCAGCGGCCAACAACATCCGTGAGTTATATATACCATCTGGTCATTTTGCATATGCAGATATTGCCATGTTAAATGAAGCGGCCAATAAACATTGCATTCGCCTGAAACTGATAGCAGACACACCACTTGCCAACATTGAATCTTTCAGGTATACAGAACATTTTAATAAGGTTCTGTTATTAAAAGCATACAATGAGCCGCTGAGCAGTTTAAAAAACAGGATAGCCAAGCGCCTGTTTGATTGTATCATCAGCAGCGTAGTAATGATAACAATACTGTGGTGGTTAATACCACTGATTGGCATATTGATAAAAGCAGAATCCAAAGGTCCTGTCTTCTTTAAACAACTTCGTTCCGGCAGAAACAATCAATCTTTCTGGTGTTACAAATTCAGAACCATGGTTAACAATGCCGATAGCGACCAAAAACAGGCAACTCGCGATGATGCACGTGTAACAAAGATCGGTGCATTCCTGCGCAGAACGAGCCTCGATGAATTGCCGCAGTTTATCAATGTACTAAAGAACGAAATGAGTATTATAGGGCCGAGACCACATATGCTGCGGCACACAGAAGAATATAGTAACCTCATTAAAGCTTACATGGTTAGGCTTTACCTGAAACCAGGGCTTACAGGGTGGGCGCAGGTAAATGGTTTTCGTGGCGAAACACCCGATCTGGAATCTATGCAGAAAAGAATTGAACATGATATCTGGTACATGCAAAACTGGTCGCCGCGTTTAGATACCAGAATCTTTTTCAAAACGGCTATCAACATGCTGCGCAAAGAAGAAAATGCGTTTTGA
- a CDS encoding glycosyltransferase family 2 protein, which produces MILDLTIAIPVRNEEKNLPKCLSAIGKDLAKHVVVIDSGSTDGTKEIARQFEVGVIDFKWDGKFPKKRNWYLRNHTPQTKWILFLDADEYLTEDFKSELREALADDSKAGYWLSYSIYFMNKQLQGGYPLKKLALFKVGAGEYEKIDEEKWSHFDMEVHEHPVLDGEVGVIKSKIDHQDFKGVSYYVDKHNEYANWEHARFLKSLEDKDASSNWTLKQRLKYRLMKKMLIGPAYFFGSYILLGGFRDGTRGLAFAILKMAYFTQISCKIRESRTEQKILEESLRDTSYSV; this is translated from the coding sequence ATGATTCTGGATTTAACAATCGCTATTCCCGTGCGCAATGAAGAAAAAAATTTACCCAAATGCCTTAGCGCAATTGGTAAAGACCTGGCCAAACATGTTGTAGTAATTGACTCGGGCAGCACAGATGGTACAAAGGAAATAGCAAGACAATTTGAAGTAGGAGTAATTGACTTTAAGTGGGATGGAAAATTTCCCAAGAAAAGAAACTGGTATTTACGCAACCACACCCCGCAAACAAAATGGATTTTGTTTCTTGATGCAGATGAGTATTTAACAGAAGACTTTAAAAGTGAATTACGTGAGGCGCTTGCAGACGACAGCAAAGCCGGATACTGGCTTAGTTACAGCATTTATTTTATGAACAAGCAGTTGCAGGGTGGCTACCCGCTGAAGAAGCTTGCGTTGTTTAAAGTAGGTGCAGGCGAGTATGAAAAAATTGATGAGGAAAAGTGGAGCCATTTTGATATGGAAGTACACGAGCACCCGGTGCTCGACGGCGAGGTGGGCGTGATCAAAAGTAAAATTGACCACCAGGATTTTAAAGGCGTTAGTTATTATGTAGACAAGCACAATGAATACGCAAACTGGGAGCATGCAAGATTTTTAAAGTCGCTGGAAGACAAAGATGCATCTTCTAACTGGACGTTGAAACAAAGGCTAAAATACCGGCTGATGAAGAAGATGCTGATTGGGCCTGCGTATTTTTTTGGCAGTTATATTTTGCTGGGTGGCTTCAGAGACGGTACCAGAGGCCTGGCATTTGCCATTTTAAAAATGGCTTACTTTACACAGATCTCGTGTAAAATACGTGAGAGCAGGACTGAACAAAAAATACTGGAAGAATCTTTGCGTGATACATCTTACAGCGTTTAA